Proteins from a genomic interval of Gemmatimonas sp.:
- the ffh gene encoding signal recognition particle protein → MFDELTDKLGNVFAKLRGRGVLTESDIKEGMREVRRVLLEADVNFALTREFLERVEKQAVGVLQLKTVQPAQQLVKIVHDELTAMLGERREGLRMSTVPPTIIMMVGLQGSGKTTTAGKLARKLKLEAKSSRLVAADVYRPAAIDQLETLGKALDVPVYADRTTQDVVKIARAGIEQGTRNRDRVVIVDTAGRLQIDADMMDELKRLKAAIKPDEILFVADGMTGQEAVKIAQGFNEALDITGVILTKLDGDARGGAALSIYGVLKKPIKYIGVGEKPDALEEFHPERMAGRILQMGDIVSLVEKAQEAFDETEAKKLEKKVRKEGMDLEDFLSAMRQMQKLGPFENLLKLLPGVNSKMLKDVKMDPKRMKHIEAIVLSMTPQERKKPEIINGSRRARIAKGCGRPVNEVNRLLEQFREMQKMMKKMGGMQGGGKGGMPRLPFGGGGMFGMR, encoded by the coding sequence ATGTTCGACGAGCTCACAGACAAACTCGGCAACGTCTTCGCCAAGCTGCGCGGACGAGGCGTCCTGACCGAGTCCGATATCAAGGAGGGGATGCGCGAGGTTCGCCGTGTCCTGCTCGAGGCCGACGTCAACTTCGCCCTGACCCGCGAGTTCCTGGAGCGGGTGGAGAAGCAGGCGGTTGGCGTGCTGCAGCTCAAGACGGTGCAGCCGGCGCAGCAGCTGGTGAAGATCGTGCACGACGAGCTCACCGCCATGCTGGGCGAACGGCGCGAGGGGCTGCGCATGAGCACCGTGCCCCCCACCATCATCATGATGGTCGGGTTGCAGGGGTCGGGAAAAACCACCACCGCCGGCAAGCTGGCCCGCAAGCTCAAGCTCGAGGCCAAGAGCTCGCGCCTGGTGGCGGCCGACGTGTACCGGCCGGCCGCCATCGATCAGCTCGAGACGCTCGGCAAGGCACTCGACGTGCCGGTCTACGCGGACCGCACCACGCAGGATGTGGTGAAGATCGCCAGGGCGGGCATCGAGCAGGGCACCCGCAACCGTGACCGGGTGGTCATCGTGGACACCGCCGGGCGCCTGCAGATCGACGCCGACATGATGGACGAGCTCAAGCGGCTCAAGGCGGCGATCAAGCCCGACGAGATTCTCTTCGTGGCCGACGGCATGACCGGTCAGGAAGCCGTGAAAATTGCGCAGGGCTTCAACGAGGCGCTCGACATTACGGGCGTGATCCTCACCAAGCTCGACGGTGACGCCCGTGGTGGCGCCGCGCTGTCGATCTACGGCGTGCTCAAGAAGCCCATCAAGTACATCGGTGTGGGCGAGAAGCCCGACGCGCTCGAGGAGTTCCACCCCGAGCGCATGGCGGGGCGCATCCTGCAGATGGGCGACATCGTGTCGCTCGTGGAAAAGGCGCAGGAAGCCTTCGACGAAACCGAGGCCAAGAAGCTCGAGAAGAAGGTCCGCAAGGAAGGCATGGACCTCGAGGACTTCCTGTCGGCCATGCGCCAGATGCAGAAGCTGGGGCCCTTCGAGAATCTCCTCAAGCTGTTGCCCGGGGTGAACTCGAAGATGCTGAAGGACGTGAAGATGGACCCCAAGCGCATGAAACACATCGAGGCGATCGTGCTCTCCATGACGCCCCAGGAGCGGAAGAAGCCCGAGATCATCAACGGATCACGCCGCGCGCGCATCGCGAAGGGGTGCGGCCGGCCGGTGAACGAGGTAAACCGCCTGCTCGAGCAGTTCCGCGAAATGCAGAAGATGATGAAGAAGATGGGCGGCATGCAGGGCGGCGGGAAGGGCGGGATGCCCCGCCTCCCCTTCGGCGGTGGCGGCATGTTCGGGATGCGCTGA
- a CDS encoding carbonic anhydrase, with protein MENFRKIIQHNREWAAAMKAADPEYFEKRAAKQEPQFLYIGCSDSRVPANVVTGTEPGELFVHRNIANVVLPSDLNAMSVLQYAVEVLDVKHVIITGHYNCGGVKAAMGTASYGLVDLWLQPIRNVVRWNRPELEQIEDEQARFDRVVELNVLEQLYHLSETPIVQNAWAKGKRPLLHGLVYDIHEGLLREIATGVDCQEAADALAQRRQSGVPAGPPPILGRMSAPVLAGDELADQIARRVMERMSRTGASGNSH; from the coding sequence ATGGAAAACTTCCGCAAGATCATCCAGCACAACCGCGAATGGGCGGCGGCCATGAAGGCAGCCGATCCGGAGTATTTCGAGAAGCGGGCGGCGAAGCAGGAACCGCAGTTCCTGTACATCGGCTGCTCCGACAGCCGCGTCCCCGCCAACGTGGTCACCGGTACCGAGCCGGGCGAGCTCTTCGTGCACCGCAACATTGCCAACGTGGTGCTGCCGAGCGACCTCAACGCCATGAGCGTCCTGCAGTACGCTGTGGAGGTGCTCGATGTGAAGCACGTGATCATCACCGGCCACTACAACTGTGGCGGCGTGAAGGCCGCCATGGGCACCGCCAGCTACGGGCTCGTGGACCTGTGGCTGCAACCCATCCGCAATGTGGTGCGCTGGAACCGGCCGGAGCTCGAGCAGATCGAGGATGAGCAGGCACGCTTCGACCGGGTGGTGGAGCTCAACGTGCTGGAGCAGCTCTATCACCTGTCGGAGACCCCCATCGTGCAGAATGCCTGGGCCAAGGGGAAGCGCCCCCTGCTGCACGGGTTGGTGTACGACATTCACGAGGGGCTGTTGCGCGAGATCGCCACGGGCGTGGACTGTCAGGAGGCGGCCGATGCGCTGGCGCAGCGTCGTCAGTCGGGAGTGCCGGCAGGCCCGCCGCCCATTCTGGGGCGCATGTCCGCCCCCGTGCTGGCGGGTGACGAGCTGGCCGACCAGATCGCCCGGCGCGTGATGGAGCGCATGTCACGGACAGGCGCGTCCGGCAACTCCCACTAG
- a CDS encoding SulP family inorganic anion transporter, with translation MRTPAVSAPRDASPALLATWREDLPASVVVFLVALPLCLGVALASGAPLLSGVVAGIVGGIVVGAVSGSPLMVSGPAAGLTAIVLAGIAQVGGFPRFLPAVILGGAIQVALGAARAGVIGYYFPSSVIKGMLAAIGLTLILKQIPHAVGYDADYEGDFAFVGASGENTFDAIGSALAQVQPGAIAVAFIGVALMVWWPRSPMQKMRLFPAPLAAVAIGVGLNELLLALEPSFAIRGTHLVNLPTSGVGGVLSQIARPDWSALRDQQVWMLAATLGIVASLESLLSLEATNKLDPEKRDGPANRELFAQGIGNMLSGFLGGLPVTGVIVRSSANVDAGARSRLSAIAHGVWLIIAVVALAPVLNRIPLAALAAVLLVTGFKLTTPSLWKSAWHLGWSHFIPFAVTIVAILFTDLLRGIAVGLVVGIGFIVAEHMRRPALTKVSPPGAVLTRYVLPDQVTFLSKSNLMQTLDALPAGCRVEIDGRKTTRFDYDALEALLEFRETARSRNIDYRLVGIPETDLTPAH, from the coding sequence ATGCGTACTCCAGCCGTCTCCGCTCCACGCGACGCGAGTCCGGCCCTGCTGGCCACCTGGCGCGAGGATCTTCCCGCGTCCGTGGTCGTGTTTCTCGTCGCGCTGCCGCTGTGCCTGGGGGTGGCGCTGGCCTCGGGTGCCCCGCTGCTGTCGGGCGTGGTGGCCGGCATCGTGGGGGGGATCGTCGTGGGGGCCGTGTCGGGGTCCCCACTCATGGTCAGCGGCCCGGCGGCGGGGCTGACCGCCATCGTGTTGGCCGGCATTGCGCAGGTGGGCGGCTTTCCCCGCTTTCTTCCCGCCGTCATCCTGGGCGGTGCCATCCAGGTGGCGCTTGGCGCGGCACGCGCCGGCGTGATCGGCTACTACTTCCCTTCGAGTGTCATCAAGGGGATGCTGGCCGCCATCGGGCTGACGCTCATTCTCAAGCAGATCCCGCATGCGGTAGGATACGATGCCGATTACGAGGGGGACTTCGCCTTCGTGGGTGCGTCGGGGGAGAACACCTTCGATGCCATCGGCTCGGCGTTGGCGCAGGTGCAACCCGGGGCCATCGCCGTGGCCTTCATCGGCGTGGCGCTCATGGTGTGGTGGCCGCGCTCGCCCATGCAGAAGATGCGGCTCTTCCCGGCGCCCCTCGCGGCGGTCGCGATTGGCGTGGGGCTGAATGAACTGCTGCTCGCCCTGGAACCGTCGTTTGCCATTCGCGGCACCCACCTCGTCAATCTCCCCACCTCCGGTGTTGGCGGCGTGCTGTCGCAGATCGCGCGCCCTGACTGGAGCGCGCTGCGCGACCAGCAGGTGTGGATGCTCGCCGCCACGCTTGGCATCGTGGCCAGTCTCGAGTCGCTGCTCAGCCTCGAGGCCACCAACAAGCTCGATCCGGAGAAGCGCGACGGCCCGGCGAACCGTGAACTGTTCGCGCAGGGGATCGGCAACATGCTCTCGGGGTTTCTCGGTGGCCTGCCGGTCACCGGCGTCATCGTGCGCAGCTCCGCCAACGTCGATGCCGGTGCGCGCTCGCGGCTGTCGGCCATCGCGCACGGCGTGTGGCTCATCATCGCGGTAGTGGCCTTGGCCCCGGTGCTCAACCGCATTCCGCTGGCGGCGTTGGCGGCGGTGCTGCTCGTGACGGGGTTCAAGCTCACTACGCCGTCGCTCTGGAAGAGCGCCTGGCATTTGGGATGGTCGCACTTCATTCCGTTCGCCGTCACCATCGTAGCGATCCTCTTCACCGACTTGCTGCGCGGCATCGCGGTGGGGCTGGTGGTGGGCATCGGGTTCATCGTCGCGGAGCACATGCGGCGCCCTGCCCTCACCAAGGTCAGCCCCCCGGGCGCCGTGCTCACGCGCTACGTGCTCCCCGATCAGGTCACGTTCCTCAGCAAGTCGAATCTCATGCAAACGCTCGATGCGCTACCGGCCGGCTGTCGCGTGGAGATCGATGGGCGCAAGACGACGCGCTTCGATTACGACGCGCTCGAGGCCCTGCTCGAGTTCCGCGAAACCGCCCGTTCCCGCAACATCGACTACCGGCTCGTGGGCATTCCCGAGACCGACCTTACGCCTGCCCACTGA
- a CDS encoding D-aminoacylase: MHPRHRPSVLQAAVCRTWHAVLLGSTLLFASACNGKPAYDVVIRGGTVYDGSGGAPRTADVAIRGDSIVAVGTVPEKGQLEVDATGLAVAPGFINMLSWATESLIEDGRSQGDIRQGVTLEVMGEGESMGPLSDTLRAEMLSQQGDIRYPITWRTLRGYQDSLVKKGISTNIASFVGATTLRINHVGWDNREPTAAELAAMQADVRTAMEEGALGVGSSLIYAPAFYAKTPELVALMKAAAPYGGMYISHLRSEGGRFDEAVEELMTIARESGARAEIYHLKAAGEANWPKMAGVLARIDSARAAGLEITADIYPYTAGATGLDAAMPPWVQEGGYAAWAKRLRDPAIRRKVAQEMRTPTDQWESLLLAAGSPERVVLAGFKADSLKQYTGKTLAAVAALRGTTPEETAMDLVVKDGTRVGTIYFIINEDNIAAQLRKPWVSVGSDAASMATEGAFLKSNTHPRAYGTFARFLGKYVRDEQVLTLQEGIRRLTSLPATNLRIARRGWLKPGYHADVVVFDPRTIRDNATFEQPHQYATGVRDVFVNGVQVLKEGEHTGATPGRVVLGPGAKR, translated from the coding sequence ATGCATCCTCGTCATCGCCCCTCTGTGCTGCAGGCGGCCGTGTGTCGCACGTGGCACGCTGTGCTGCTGGGCAGCACGCTGCTCTTCGCCTCCGCGTGTAACGGCAAACCGGCTTACGATGTCGTGATTCGCGGCGGCACCGTCTACGACGGGTCGGGGGGAGCGCCGCGCACCGCCGACGTGGCCATTCGCGGCGACTCGATCGTCGCCGTGGGCACCGTGCCCGAGAAGGGGCAGCTGGAGGTGGATGCCACGGGGCTTGCCGTGGCGCCTGGCTTCATCAACATGCTCAGCTGGGCCACCGAATCGCTCATCGAAGACGGCCGAAGTCAGGGGGACATTCGCCAGGGCGTGACGCTCGAGGTGATGGGTGAGGGCGAGTCGATGGGACCGCTTTCCGATACCCTGCGCGCGGAGATGCTGTCGCAGCAGGGTGACATCCGGTACCCCATCACCTGGCGCACGCTGCGCGGCTATCAGGATTCCCTCGTGAAGAAGGGGATCAGCACCAACATCGCGTCGTTCGTGGGAGCGACCACCCTCCGCATCAATCACGTGGGGTGGGACAACCGTGAGCCCACCGCGGCGGAGTTGGCCGCCATGCAGGCCGATGTGCGGACGGCGATGGAAGAGGGCGCGCTGGGCGTAGGCTCATCGCTCATCTACGCGCCGGCGTTCTACGCGAAGACCCCCGAGCTGGTCGCGCTCATGAAGGCCGCCGCGCCCTACGGGGGCATGTACATCTCGCACCTGCGCAGCGAGGGAGGGCGCTTCGACGAGGCGGTCGAGGAGCTCATGACCATTGCGCGAGAGAGTGGCGCGCGCGCCGAGATCTATCATCTCAAGGCGGCGGGCGAGGCCAACTGGCCGAAAATGGCGGGGGTCCTGGCGCGCATCGATTCGGCACGGGCGGCGGGGCTCGAGATCACCGCCGACATCTACCCCTACACCGCCGGTGCCACCGGGCTCGACGCCGCCATGCCGCCCTGGGTGCAGGAGGGCGGGTATGCCGCGTGGGCGAAGCGATTGCGGGACCCGGCCATTCGCCGGAAGGTGGCGCAGGAAATGCGCACGCCAACGGACCAGTGGGAGAGCCTGCTGTTGGCTGCCGGCTCGCCGGAGCGTGTCGTGCTGGCGGGATTCAAGGCCGATTCGCTCAAGCAATACACCGGCAAGACACTGGCCGCGGTGGCGGCGCTGCGCGGCACCACGCCCGAGGAAACGGCCATGGATCTGGTGGTGAAGGATGGTACGCGTGTGGGCACCATCTACTTCATCATCAACGAGGACAACATCGCCGCTCAGCTGCGCAAGCCGTGGGTGAGTGTGGGGTCCGACGCCGCCTCCATGGCTACCGAAGGCGCGTTTCTCAAGAGCAACACGCACCCGCGAGCGTACGGCACCTTTGCGCGCTTCCTGGGCAAGTACGTGCGCGACGAGCAGGTGCTCACGCTGCAGGAAGGCATTCGCCGACTCACGAGCCTCCCCGCCACCAACTTGCGTATCGCACGGCGCGGCTGGCTCAAGCCTGGGTACCACGCCGACGTGGTGGTGTTCGACCCCCGGACCATCCGGGACAACGCCACCTTCGAACAGCCGCACCAGTACGCCACGGGTGTGCGCGACGTGTTCGTGAACGGTGTGCAGGTGTTGAAGGAGGGGGAGCATACGGGGGCCACCCCCGGCCGTGTCGTCCTCGGCCCGGGAGCGAAGCGATGA
- a CDS encoding amidohydrolase family protein, which produces MTPLSRRAFLVQGTAAACAVPAMGAVGPFLHVPGRQAPDLVLRGGAVFNGLGEAAREMDVAVRAGRITAMAPRLAARGREEIDARGLAVAPGFVDIHSHGDSSLREDPRAESVIRQGITTIVVGADGSSRFSGAVGRSFSDWERDVAAMAPAVNVASMIGLGSVRGAVVGEADRRATTDELARMVAMVERALSEGACGTSSGLEYTPGAFATVDELVALCQPLAQRGLPYATHMRNEDDQLLEAIDESIAVARGARCALQLSHLKQQGTRNWAKLNASLARLREARAAGVDAWFDVYPYEAYQTGLTNLFPVWARDGGDAAFLKRLDDPGTAPRIRSESLAKVEMIGGWDNVQIARVRNTADRDAEGQRLGAWARTRGADPYEAAVGLLRRNEADVGMLGFAMSEENIDQLLAHAYGMVCSDGGGFAIDGPTRRGSPHPRGAGTMPRVLGRFVRERQALPLADAIHKMTARPADRVHLRDRGRLAVGMAGDAVVFDPATVADRATFANPFQYPVGISTVVVNGVVAIRDGQQLARTGRVLQAGGAAPALEWMALGVVSRRHDDGGFTLRDHDMTSRRSVVRQLTLAALAAPLAPSLVAGAGRPFTPARRKVQQLRITILSTMLADSGLGEWGFAALVEVDGRRLLFDTGAHDDVVSRNARDLRLALDTVPEVILSHNHGDHTVGLVPLRRELAATRADALGRAHVAEGIFAPRRREGEPADLNAMNRFRPLYEATGGVFVVHRQAGEVLPGVWLTGPVPRRYPERNWGGAAAGRLETKVEIGGRLVEDTVPDDMSMIFDTEQGLVVLTGCGHAGVVNTIEHARAVVRPAPVHALIGGIHLFNASEQTLTWTEEQLRGFGVRHLIGAHCTGVEVVYRFRQSLGLDRSRCVVGAVGQVFDLASGIRAGAIAR; this is translated from the coding sequence ATGACGCCGCTCTCCCGGCGCGCGTTCCTCGTGCAGGGGACGGCGGCCGCGTGCGCCGTGCCCGCGATGGGCGCGGTCGGGCCGTTCCTGCATGTGCCCGGGCGACAGGCGCCCGATCTGGTGCTGCGCGGCGGCGCGGTCTTCAATGGGTTGGGCGAGGCGGCCCGCGAGATGGACGTGGCCGTGCGCGCAGGGCGCATCACGGCCATGGCGCCACGGCTGGCGGCGCGCGGTCGCGAGGAGATCGATGCGCGCGGGCTGGCGGTGGCGCCGGGCTTCGTGGACATCCACTCGCATGGCGACAGCAGCCTCCGCGAGGATCCCCGGGCCGAGTCGGTCATTCGTCAGGGGATCACCACCATCGTGGTGGGCGCCGACGGGAGCTCGCGCTTCAGTGGCGCGGTGGGCCGGTCGTTCAGTGATTGGGAGCGCGACGTGGCGGCCATGGCGCCGGCCGTCAATGTGGCGAGCATGATCGGTCTGGGCAGCGTACGTGGAGCGGTCGTGGGAGAGGCCGACCGCCGGGCCACCACCGATGAGCTGGCCCGCATGGTGGCCATGGTCGAGCGCGCGCTCTCGGAGGGCGCCTGCGGCACCAGCTCGGGACTCGAGTACACCCCCGGGGCCTTCGCCACCGTGGACGAACTCGTGGCGCTCTGTCAACCGCTGGCGCAACGGGGGCTGCCGTACGCCACCCACATGCGCAACGAAGATGATCAGCTGCTCGAAGCCATCGACGAATCCATCGCCGTGGCGCGCGGCGCTCGCTGCGCGCTGCAGCTGTCGCATCTCAAGCAGCAGGGCACCCGCAACTGGGCCAAGCTCAATGCCTCGCTCGCGCGCCTGCGCGAGGCGCGTGCGGCGGGTGTCGACGCGTGGTTCGACGTGTACCCGTACGAAGCCTACCAGACGGGGCTCACCAATCTCTTCCCGGTGTGGGCGCGTGATGGCGGCGACGCGGCTTTTCTCAAGCGGCTCGACGACCCCGGCACCGCCCCCCGCATCAGGTCCGAGTCCTTGGCCAAGGTGGAGATGATCGGTGGCTGGGACAACGTGCAGATCGCACGGGTGCGCAACACCGCCGATCGTGATGCCGAAGGGCAGCGTCTCGGGGCGTGGGCTCGCACTCGGGGAGCGGATCCCTACGAGGCAGCGGTGGGGCTGTTGCGCCGCAACGAGGCCGATGTGGGCATGTTGGGCTTCGCGATGAGCGAGGAGAACATCGACCAGCTGCTCGCGCATGCCTATGGCATGGTGTGCAGTGATGGCGGCGGCTTTGCGATAGACGGCCCCACACGGCGTGGCAGCCCCCATCCGCGTGGCGCGGGCACCATGCCGCGGGTCCTCGGTCGATTCGTGCGGGAACGCCAGGCGCTGCCGCTGGCCGATGCCATTCACAAGATGACGGCGCGTCCTGCCGATCGGGTGCACCTGCGCGATCGCGGGCGGCTGGCGGTGGGCATGGCGGGTGACGCCGTGGTGTTCGACCCCGCCACGGTGGCCGATCGCGCCACGTTCGCCAATCCGTTTCAGTACCCGGTGGGCATCAGCACCGTGGTCGTCAACGGCGTGGTGGCCATTCGTGACGGGCAGCAGCTCGCCCGCACGGGGCGGGTGCTGCAGGCGGGGGGGGCAGCACCCGCGTTAGAATGGATGGCGTTGGGCGTTGTCTCCCGACGGCATGACGATGGCGGGTTCACACTTCGAGACCATGATATGACATCACGTCGCTCGGTCGTTCGGCAGCTCACGCTCGCGGCCCTCGCCGCCCCCTTGGCACCCTCGCTCGTTGCGGGCGCCGGGCGTCCGTTCACGCCGGCGCGGCGCAAGGTGCAGCAGCTGCGCATCACCATTCTCTCCACGATGCTCGCCGACAGCGGGCTCGGCGAGTGGGGCTTCGCCGCCCTGGTGGAGGTGGACGGACGTCGCCTGCTCTTCGATACCGGCGCGCACGACGACGTGGTGTCGCGCAACGCGCGCGACCTGCGGTTGGCACTCGATACGGTGCCCGAGGTCATCCTGAGTCACAATCACGGCGACCATACCGTTGGCCTGGTGCCGCTGCGCCGTGAGTTGGCGGCGACGCGCGCCGACGCGTTGGGGCGTGCGCATGTGGCCGAGGGGATCTTCGCGCCGCGGCGGCGCGAGGGCGAACCCGCCGATCTCAACGCGATGAATCGCTTCCGGCCGCTGTACGAAGCCACGGGTGGCGTCTTCGTGGTGCACAGGCAGGCCGGCGAAGTGCTGCCCGGTGTCTGGTTGACCGGCCCGGTGCCGAGGCGATACCCGGAGCGCAACTGGGGCGGCGCGGCGGCGGGACGCCTCGAGACCAAGGTGGAGATCGGCGGGCGCCTCGTCGAGGATACGGTGCCCGATGACATGTCGATGATCTTCGATACGGAGCAGGGGCTCGTGGTGCTCACCGGATGTGGACACGCCGGTGTCGTGAATACCATCGAGCACGCGCGCGCCGTGGTGCGGCCGGCGCCGGTGCACGCCCTGATTGGCGGCATTCACCTGTTCAATGCCTCGGAGCAGACGTTGACGTGGACCGAAGAGCAGCTGCGGGGCTTTGGCGTGCGCCATCTCATTGGTGCCCACTGCACGGGGGTGGAGGTGGTCTACCGCTTCCGGCAGTCACTCGGGCTCGACCGTTCGCGCTGCGTGGTAGGGGCGGTGGGGCAGGTGTTCGACCTCGCGTCGGGAATCCGCGCCGGGGCGATCGCCCGATAG
- a CDS encoding TerB family tellurite resistance protein yields the protein MFDALRRLVSDSVPGTPGAHSRVYPHDVRIAACALLVELSCADGTFSDAEQHRIMESLQRHFGVDEAGARELLAEAASANRDAVDHFVFTRQVVKEYSLAQRIVLAELMWQVVLADGHFDDQEAYLIRKLANLLELEPAFLSQARRSAE from the coding sequence ATGTTCGATGCCCTTCGACGGTTGGTGAGCGACAGCGTCCCCGGAACCCCGGGGGCGCATTCGCGGGTGTACCCGCACGATGTGCGCATTGCCGCCTGCGCCCTGCTGGTGGAGCTCTCGTGCGCCGACGGCACCTTCAGCGATGCCGAGCAGCATCGCATCATGGAAAGCCTGCAGCGGCACTTCGGGGTCGACGAGGCGGGAGCGCGGGAACTGCTCGCGGAGGCGGCCTCGGCCAACCGGGACGCCGTCGACCACTTCGTCTTCACCCGTCAGGTGGTCAAGGAGTACAGTCTGGCCCAGCGTATCGTGCTGGCGGAGCTCATGTGGCAGGTGGTGCTGGCCGACGGGCACTTCGACGACCAGGAGGCCTACCTCATTCGCAAGCTGGCCAACCTGCTGGAGTTGGAACCGGCCTTCCTGTCGCAGGCCCGGCGGTCGGCCGAGTAG
- a CDS encoding DUF2911 domain-containing protein, which yields MTISRSLVRGAFALAAVSVFSVSASAQGGMQMGGGRGQAPASPRDSLTASVSGAEIKVNYGRPSKRGRVIFNGLNDMKWGMVWRTGANEATHFTTSKALDFGGKSVPAGTYTLFTQLEANGKWELIVNKQTKQWGTAYDKAQDLVRIPMTVTDKNAVVEKMEIQVKPAGKGGEIIVMWDTYKAVAGFTVK from the coding sequence ATGACGATCTCTCGCTCGCTGGTCCGCGGTGCCTTTGCGCTCGCTGCTGTTTCGGTGTTCTCCGTGTCGGCCTCCGCGCAGGGGGGCATGCAGATGGGCGGTGGCCGCGGTCAGGCCCCCGCGTCACCGCGTGACTCGCTCACGGCCAGCGTCTCGGGCGCCGAGATCAAGGTGAACTACGGCCGCCCGTCGAAGCGTGGCCGCGTGATCTTCAACGGCCTGAACGACATGAAGTGGGGCATGGTGTGGCGCACGGGCGCCAATGAAGCCACGCACTTCACCACCAGCAAGGCGCTCGACTTCGGCGGCAAGTCCGTGCCGGCCGGTACCTACACGCTGTTCACGCAGCTCGAAGCGAACGGCAAGTGGGAGCTCATCGTGAACAAGCAGACCAAGCAGTGGGGCACCGCGTACGACAAGGCGCAGGACCTCGTGCGCATCCCCATGACGGTCACCGACAAGAACGCGGTCGTGGAGAAGATGGAGATCCAGGTGAAGCCCGCCGGCAAGGGCGGGGAGATCATCGTGATGTGGGACACCTACAAGGCGGTGGCGGGCTTCACGGTGAAGTGA
- the ggt gene encoding gamma-glutamyltransferase — MSVIPCLSRALRSAAVVALFAPGLLAPPARAQSAPKPAAPAEGAKGMVVSASAIASQVGREVLANGGNAVDAAIATGFALAVTYPTAGNIGGGGFMVIRFPDGRATTIDFRERAPAAATPTMFTDSTGVYSSRIHHGSHKAVGVPGTVAGFDLAHQKYGKVSWSKLVDPAARLADTGFVVPVGLAASLGNARLQERLSAYPATIAAYYRDGKPYAAGDRMRLSDLGNTLGRIRDLRRDGFYKGTTAHLIVAEMKKYGGLISEQDLAAYEARERAPVRGTFMGHDIITMPPPSSGGVAMVEMLNILEGFDLKTAGHNSPQYVHLLAESMRRAYRDRAVHLGDPDFTKPPVERLTSKAYANTLRAGIDLTKASPSSPADVNQGYESDETTHYSVVDKDGVAVSVTYTLEAGYGLGAVVEGAGFLLNNEMGDFNGKPGLTDSTGLIGTAPNVAQPGKRMLSSMTPTIVAKNGKLVAVVGSPGGRTIINTVMQVVLNVVAFDMPIQQAVNAPRLHHQWLPNAISVERDGFPASTLDALRAKGHLVRIGSQQGTAHSIAIDPRTGARLGAADPRDRDAGAAGHH; from the coding sequence ATGTCCGTCATCCCCTGCCTCTCGCGCGCGCTCCGCAGCGCCGCCGTCGTTGCGTTGTTTGCTCCCGGGCTCCTTGCCCCCCCAGCACGGGCCCAGAGCGCGCCCAAGCCCGCCGCACCCGCCGAGGGGGCCAAAGGCATGGTCGTGTCGGCCAGCGCCATTGCCAGTCAGGTGGGGCGCGAGGTGTTGGCCAACGGCGGGAACGCTGTGGATGCGGCCATCGCCACCGGTTTCGCCCTCGCCGTGACCTACCCCACGGCCGGCAACATTGGCGGTGGGGGGTTCATGGTCATTCGCTTCCCTGACGGACGCGCGACCACCATCGACTTTCGCGAGCGGGCGCCGGCGGCGGCGACTCCCACCATGTTCACCGACAGCACCGGCGTCTATTCCTCCCGCATTCACCACGGCTCGCACAAGGCCGTTGGCGTGCCGGGCACCGTGGCGGGCTTCGATCTCGCGCATCAGAAGTACGGCAAGGTGAGCTGGTCGAAGCTCGTCGATCCCGCCGCACGCCTGGCCGACACCGGCTTCGTCGTTCCTGTTGGCCTGGCCGCATCACTGGGCAATGCGCGGCTGCAGGAGCGACTGAGCGCCTACCCCGCCACCATCGCTGCCTATTATCGCGACGGCAAGCCGTACGCCGCCGGCGACCGCATGCGGCTGTCTGATTTGGGCAATACCCTGGGGCGCATTCGCGACCTGCGGCGCGATGGTTTCTACAAGGGCACGACGGCGCACCTCATCGTGGCCGAAATGAAGAAGTACGGCGGGCTGATTTCCGAGCAGGACCTCGCCGCCTACGAGGCGCGGGAGCGGGCCCCCGTTCGCGGGACGTTCATGGGCCACGACATCATCACCATGCCTCCGCCAAGCAGCGGTGGGGTGGCCATGGTGGAGATGCTGAACATCCTCGAGGGCTTCGACCTCAAGACTGCGGGACACAACTCGCCGCAGTATGTCCACCTGCTCGCCGAGAGCATGCGGCGCGCGTATCGCGACCGTGCGGTCCACCTGGGCGATCCGGATTTCACCAAGCCCCCCGTGGAGCGACTCACCAGCAAGGCCTACGCGAACACCCTGCGGGCAGGCATCGACCTGACGAAGGCCTCGCCGTCGTCACCGGCCGACGTGAACCAGGGATACGAAAGCGACGAAACCACCCACTACTCCGTGGTGGACAAGGACGGCGTGGCGGTGTCGGTGACCTACACGCTCGAAGCCGGCTACGGCCTGGGCGCGGTCGTGGAGGGCGCGGGGTTCCTGCTCAACAACGAAATGGGGGACTTCAACGGCAAGCCGGGACTCACCGACAGCACCGGTCTGATCGGCACCGCCCCCAACGTGGCCCAGCCGGGCAAGCGCATGCTGTCGAGCATGACCCCCACCATTGTCGCGAAGAATGGCAAGCTCGTGGCGGTCGTGGGCAGTCCGGGCGGGCGCACGATCATCAATACGGTCATGCAGGTCGTGCTCAACGTCGTGGCGTTCGACATGCCCATCCAGCAGGCGGTGAACGCGCCGCGCCTGCATCATCAGTGGCTGCCCAACGCCATCAGCGTGGAGCGTGACGGATTCCCCGCCTCCACCCTCGACGCGTTGCGAGCCAAGGGCCACCTCGTGCGCATCGGCAGCCAGCAGGGGACGGCGCATTCCATTGCCATCGATCCGCGCACTGGGGCGCGCCTAGGCGCCGCGGATCCGCGTGATCGCGATGCGGGGGCTGCGGGGCATCACTGA